In the Deinococcus apachensis DSM 19763 genome, one interval contains:
- a CDS encoding ribose-phosphate diphosphokinase, protein MTVSPRPQLERLAQSRRQPLLVFAGQSNRPLAQAICDNLGVSLGHSKTEKFTNDNLIVHYEQSLREGDVFIVQTFSTPVSDAIMELLLMIDAAKSASAGRVTAVIPYYSYARSDKKDSPRISIAARLVADLLQEAGADRVLTMTLHSPQVHGYFKVPVDHLSADRVLSQHFKSCVPNAHEGVVLAPDAGSIKRASQIARRLDSGLAMIDKERLSDTEVRPRALIGEVEGKTVFIVDDEISTAGSLVETVNIARSMGAKDVYVAVTHGVYTGPAIERIATLDVTQVASTNTVYVPPEKIAASNGKLAVLDVAPLFANAIANIHTGESVSTLFE, encoded by the coding sequence GTGACCGTGTCCCCCCGCCCCCAATTAGAGCGGCTGGCTCAGAGCCGCCGCCAGCCGCTGCTCGTGTTTGCCGGGCAGAGCAACCGCCCGCTCGCGCAGGCGATCTGCGACAACCTCGGCGTTTCCCTGGGCCACAGCAAGACTGAGAAGTTCACCAACGACAACCTGATCGTGCATTACGAGCAGTCGCTGCGCGAGGGCGACGTGTTCATCGTGCAGACCTTCTCCACGCCCGTCAGTGACGCGATCATGGAGCTGCTGCTGATGATCGACGCGGCCAAGAGCGCGTCGGCGGGGCGGGTCACGGCCGTTATCCCGTACTACTCGTACGCCCGCAGCGACAAGAAGGACAGCCCGCGCATCTCCATCGCCGCGCGCCTGGTCGCCGACCTCCTGCAGGAGGCGGGGGCCGACCGTGTCCTCACCATGACCCTGCATTCGCCGCAGGTCCACGGCTACTTCAAGGTGCCTGTCGATCACCTCTCGGCCGACCGGGTGCTCAGCCAGCACTTCAAGTCCTGTGTGCCGAACGCGCACGAGGGTGTGGTGCTCGCCCCCGACGCGGGCAGCATCAAGCGCGCCAGCCAGATCGCCCGCCGCCTCGACTCCGGCCTCGCGATGATCGACAAGGAACGGCTCTCGGACACCGAGGTTCGTCCCCGCGCCCTGATCGGTGAGGTGGAGGGCAAGACGGTCTTCATCGTGGACGACGAGATCAGCACCGCCGGGAGCCTCGTCGAGACGGTGAACATCGCCCGCAGCATGGGCGCCAAGGACGTGTATGTGGCCGTCACCCACGGCGTCTACACCGGCCCCGCCATCGAGCGTATCGCGACGCTGGACGTGACCCAGGTCGCCAGCACGAACACCGTGTACGTGCCACCCGAGAAGATCGCCGCCTCAAACGGCAAGCTCGCCGTCCTCGACGTGGCACCGCTCTTCGCCAACGCCATCGCCAACATCCACACGGGGGAAAGCGTCAGCACCCTGTTCGAGTAA
- a CDS encoding SDR family NAD(P)-dependent oxidoreductase: MTSLPTKPRTVILTGASSGIGRAAAHELASRGYRLVLAARREAELAALARELDPSGSRVIAVPTDVTDDASRRALVDAAREHFGPTDVLINNAGITVERGWWWDDPDPLRVLRVNLEAPVELTRLVLPGMRSRRAGHIVNIGSVAGRAATHGMYSASKFGLRGFSLGLRRELQGSGVEVSLIAPGFVRSEMTASARLPMPGPEVVAHAIADVLEHPRREVIVPRFYALLAALEHLLPSLGDRVAARIIRRRYDHR; this comes from the coding sequence ATGACTTCCCTTCCAACCAAACCGCGCACGGTGATCCTCACGGGTGCGTCAAGCGGCATTGGGCGGGCGGCGGCCCATGAACTCGCATCCAGAGGGTATCGGCTGGTGTTGGCGGCCCGCCGTGAGGCCGAACTCGCCGCCCTCGCGCGCGAACTCGACCCGTCCGGCTCGCGCGTGATCGCCGTCCCGACCGACGTGACGGACGACGCCTCTCGCCGCGCGCTCGTGGACGCGGCCCGCGAGCATTTCGGCCCTACCGACGTGCTGATCAACAACGCGGGCATCACGGTTGAGCGCGGCTGGTGGTGGGACGACCCCGATCCTCTGCGCGTGCTACGGGTGAACCTGGAGGCGCCGGTCGAACTCACGCGTCTGGTGCTGCCGGGGATGCGCTCACGTCGCGCGGGGCACATCGTCAACATTGGCTCGGTGGCGGGGCGGGCAGCCACTCACGGCATGTACTCGGCGAGCAAGTTCGGTCTGCGCGGCTTCTCGCTGGGCCTGCGCCGCGAGCTCCAGGGCAGCGGGGTGGAGGTCAGCCTCATTGCGCCCGGCTTCGTGAGGAGCGAGATGACCGCCTCGGCCCGCCTCCCCATGCCGGGGCCTGAGGTCGTCGCCCACGCGATTGCCGACGTGCTGGAGCATCCGCGCCGGGAGGTGATCGTGCCGCGCTTCTACGCGCTGCTCGCCGCACTGGAGCACCTGCTGCCCAGCCTGGGGGACCGGGTGGCCGCCCGGATCATCCGCCGCCGCTACGACCACCGGTAG
- a CDS encoding App1 family protein: MNAAKIGFKAVQPALERALRAVDHAVSGYVQPRRARGKLILQPYVGWGTPQFVELTGRVLLPRALAPAKKGDPRWRNFRSILRRLLSREVGGVKVTGTLGSVTASGVSDSDGYFTLTFAPGEGGTPFAGGWHEASLTIGGREGITRARVQVVAGARFGIISDLDDTVLQSDVTSLPRMLVTSLTGNARTRLPFPGVGALYRAMVRDGELRNPIFYVSSSPWNFFDLLWQFLDYRRIPLGPLFLRNWGFDLLGGHGGYKHGVIERIFTRFPDLKFVLVGDSGEKDPEIYAEVVHRHPGRVLAVYIRDVAGAARDEGVLKLREEVRKAGVDLVLAADSLNAASHAMAMGLITPGELRSVLTSVARAYAT, from the coding sequence ATGAACGCGGCCAAGATCGGCTTCAAGGCGGTGCAACCCGCGCTGGAACGGGCGTTGCGGGCGGTAGACCACGCGGTCAGTGGGTACGTGCAGCCCCGGCGCGCCCGCGGCAAGCTGATCCTGCAACCCTACGTGGGCTGGGGCACGCCACAGTTCGTGGAGCTGACCGGCCGCGTGCTGCTGCCCCGCGCGCTCGCCCCGGCGAAAAAGGGCGACCCGCGCTGGCGCAATTTCCGCTCCATCCTGCGCCGCCTGCTCTCGCGTGAGGTGGGCGGGGTCAAAGTGACCGGCACGCTGGGGAGCGTCACGGCCAGCGGCGTCAGCGACAGCGACGGCTACTTCACCCTGACGTTCGCGCCGGGTGAAGGCGGTACACCCTTCGCGGGCGGCTGGCACGAGGCGAGCCTGACCATCGGGGGCCGCGAGGGCATCACCCGGGCGCGGGTGCAAGTGGTGGCCGGGGCGCGCTTCGGCATCATCAGCGACCTGGACGACACGGTGCTCCAGTCGGACGTGACCAGCTTGCCGCGCATGCTGGTGACCAGCCTGACCGGCAACGCCCGCACCCGGCTGCCCTTTCCGGGCGTGGGCGCGCTCTACCGGGCGATGGTCCGGGACGGCGAGCTTCGCAACCCGATCTTCTACGTCTCCAGCAGCCCCTGGAACTTCTTCGACCTGCTGTGGCAGTTCCTGGACTACCGCCGCATCCCGCTGGGTCCGCTCTTTTTACGAAACTGGGGCTTCGACCTGCTGGGCGGGCACGGCGGGTACAAGCACGGCGTTATCGAGCGCATCTTCACCCGTTTCCCCGACCTGAAGTTCGTCCTGGTCGGCGACAGCGGCGAGAAGGACCCCGAGATTTACGCCGAGGTCGTTCACCGCCACCCGGGCCGGGTGCTCGCCGTCTACATCCGCGACGTGGCGGGGGCTGCGCGCGACGAGGGTGTCCTTAAGCTCCGCGAGGAAGTCCGCAAGGCCGGTGTGGACCTCGTTCTGGCGGCGGACAGCCTGAACGCCGCCAGCCACGCAATGGCGATGGGGCTGATCACACCGGGCGAGTTGCGCAGCGTGCTGACGAGCGTGGCGCGGGCATACGCGACGTAA
- a CDS encoding VOC family protein: protein MASARPVLSASTHIGPVTLLARDLPRLSTFYARLLGLTLISEGEDRVTLGAHGTPLLHLVARPDLPAPAVSRPGLYHIAFLLPTRADLGRWLTHAATLGLRLGTGDHLVSEAIYLNDPEGNGVEVYRDRPRNEWTWENGLVRMDTLPVDVRGVMAEAEGTPFEGAPAGTAVGHVHLKVGDAGEAARFYSDALGLDVVSHFPGAAFLSWGGYHHHLGLNEWHSRGQGWPTSQAAGLGGIELITPELEPLRTHLAVRGLSVEDGGNALSFNDPWGNRVTVRAGD from the coding sequence ATGGCCTCCGCGCGCCCCGTCCTCTCCGCGTCCACCCACATCGGCCCGGTCACGCTCCTCGCCCGCGACCTGCCGCGACTGTCCACGTTCTATGCCCGGTTGCTGGGCCTCACCCTCATCTCGGAGGGAGAAGACCGCGTCACGCTGGGGGCGCACGGCACGCCGCTGCTGCACCTGGTTGCCCGACCGGACCTTCCCGCGCCCGCCGTGAGCCGTCCCGGCCTCTACCACATCGCCTTCCTGCTGCCGACCCGCGCCGACCTGGGGCGCTGGCTGACGCACGCGGCCACGCTGGGCCTGCGGCTGGGGACGGGCGACCACCTCGTCAGCGAGGCGATCTACCTGAATGATCCCGAGGGCAACGGCGTCGAGGTCTACCGCGACCGCCCCCGGAACGAGTGGACCTGGGAAAACGGCCTGGTGCGGATGGACACCCTGCCGGTGGACGTTCGGGGGGTGATGGCGGAGGCGGAGGGAACCCCGTTTGAGGGTGCACCCGCCGGAACCGCTGTCGGCCACGTTCACCTGAAGGTGGGGGACGCTGGCGAGGCCGCCCGCTTCTACTCGGACGCGCTCGGGCTGGACGTGGTATCGCACTTTCCGGGTGCGGCGTTCCTGTCCTGGGGCGGTTACCACCATCACCTCGGGCTGAACGAGTGGCACTCGCGCGGGCAGGGGTGGCCCACGTCTCAAGCGGCGGGCCTGGGCGGCATTGAGCTCATCACGCCTGAGCTGGAGCCGCTGCGGACACACCTCGCCGTCCGCGGCCTGTCCGTGGAGGATGGCGGTAATGCCCTCTCCTTCAATGACCCCTGGGGAAACCGGGTGACCGTCCGGGCGGGGGACTGA
- a CDS encoding S8 family serine peptidase, whose protein sequence is MKALPSVLLTAALVGAGAFAAPQIIPVPALPPSSGTPLPELAPLPTRSAPLPPLVPLSPSPSTPSTSYRPSDPLFARQWNLQAIRAPGAWAQLAGTGRGARVTVAVLDTGFVNSPELAGRVVNGYDFVSDPARAGDGNGRDRDASGVGEFAYHAEVIGNLIGAAHDGRGMAGINPQARVVQVRVAGTDGMVDPQDLADGLRWAAGLSVPGTPLNLNPARVLNLSLFADFIPLTGCDTRIQAAVDAVTARGALVVAGAANDGADARGYSPAGCRNVLTVTSVTQGGQRPSYANWGTSVALAAPGGEPGHGIPASSVSGPGGERSPNGTSFAAPHAAGVASLLFGLKPTLTPAQVRDLLTRTATPFPTGRCDSDPRKLCGRGTLNAEAAVRAVLTSPGPSAPTGTLR, encoded by the coding sequence ATGAAGGCGCTGCCGTCCGTCCTCCTCACCGCCGCCCTCGTGGGTGCGGGGGCCTTTGCCGCCCCGCAGATCATCCCCGTCCCGGCGCTGCCCCCGTCGTCGGGAACGCCCCTGCCCGAACTGGCCCCCCTGCCCACCCGATCCGCACCGCTGCCGCCGCTCGTGCCCCTCTCGCCCTCGCCCAGCACACCGTCCACGAGCTACCGGCCCTCCGATCCCCTCTTCGCCCGGCAGTGGAACCTCCAGGCGATCCGGGCCCCGGGGGCGTGGGCGCAACTGGCGGGGACGGGCCGGGGCGCGCGGGTCACGGTCGCCGTCCTGGACACCGGCTTCGTCAATTCGCCGGAGCTGGCGGGCCGGGTGGTGAACGGGTACGACTTCGTCTCCGACCCGGCGCGGGCAGGGGACGGGAATGGGCGCGACCGCGACGCGAGCGGCGTGGGCGAGTTCGCCTACCACGCGGAGGTCATCGGGAACCTGATCGGGGCGGCGCACGACGGGCGGGGTATGGCGGGCATCAACCCCCAGGCGCGGGTGGTGCAGGTGCGGGTGGCGGGCACGGACGGCATGGTCGATCCGCAGGACCTCGCGGACGGGCTGCGCTGGGCGGCGGGGCTGAGCGTGCCGGGCACACCCCTCAACCTCAACCCGGCGCGGGTCCTCAACCTCAGCCTGTTCGCGGACTTTATCCCGCTGACAGGTTGCGATACGCGGATTCAGGCGGCGGTGGACGCGGTGACAGCACGAGGGGCGCTTGTGGTGGCCGGGGCAGCGAATGACGGGGCCGACGCCCGGGGCTACTCGCCTGCCGGGTGCCGCAACGTGCTGACGGTGACCAGCGTGACCCAGGGCGGACAGCGCCCGAGCTACGCGAACTGGGGCACGAGCGTCGCGCTGGCCGCACCAGGGGGCGAGCCCGGCCACGGCATTCCGGCGAGCAGCGTGAGCGGCCCGGGCGGGGAGCGGTCCCCGAACGGCACGAGCTTCGCCGCCCCCCACGCGGCGGGCGTGGCGAGCCTGCTCTTCGGCCTGAAGCCCACGCTGACGCCCGCACAGGTGCGTGACCTGCTGACCCGCACGGCGACTCCCTTTCCCACTGGCCGCTGCGACTCCGACCCGCGCAAGCTCTGTGGACGGGGCACCCTGAATGCGGAGGCGGCGGTGCGGGCCGTGCTGACCTCCCCGGGACCCTCCGCCCCCACCGGAACGCTACGCTAG
- a CDS encoding non-heme iron oxygenase ferredoxin subunit, which produces MSEAVGVERVRVGAEAELPEGSQTAVTVGGVSVVVIRYEGQFYALRNNCTHKDYPLLGGEVSLGRITCEKHGAKFELATGKAKTLPAVKPVRIYRTLVEDGEVYVLPL; this is translated from the coding sequence ATGAGCGAGGCGGTCGGGGTCGAGCGGGTGCGGGTGGGGGCGGAGGCGGAACTGCCCGAGGGCAGTCAGACGGCGGTGACAGTGGGCGGCGTGAGCGTGGTCGTCATCCGGTACGAGGGCCAGTTCTACGCGCTGCGAAACAACTGCACCCACAAGGATTACCCCCTCCTGGGAGGTGAGGTGAGCCTGGGCCGCATCACCTGCGAGAAGCACGGCGCCAAATTTGAGCTGGCGACCGGCAAGGCCAAGACCCTCCCCGCCGTGAAACCGGTGAGGATTTACCGAACGCTCGTCGAGGACGGCGAGGTCTACGTCCTGCCGCTTTGA
- a CDS encoding GNAT family N-acetyltransferase, whose product MTTARLRLVPLNIEHLEHVMDGLRHEVFMRLTGTHGKFTRDDVARFLGRVVESDDRADWAILRTSDGTYLGEVVLNALDQNNSSMSFRIALNDPAQVGQGYGIEATRAAVQYGFGMVGLHRISLGVYAFNPRARHVYEKCGFVHEGIERDALYWQGEWVDQHRMSILSTDPRPQEG is encoded by the coding sequence TTGACCACCGCCCGCCTGCGGCTCGTTCCCTTGAATATTGAACATCTCGAGCACGTGATGGACGGACTGAGGCACGAAGTATTTATGCGTCTGACTGGAACCCACGGGAAGTTTACCCGTGACGACGTCGCGCGCTTCTTGGGCCGTGTGGTGGAGTCGGATGATCGCGCCGACTGGGCCATTCTCCGGACGTCAGACGGTACGTACCTTGGCGAAGTGGTGCTCAACGCTCTGGATCAGAACAACAGCAGCATGAGTTTCCGCATCGCGTTGAATGACCCAGCCCAGGTGGGCCAGGGCTACGGCATCGAGGCGACTCGCGCCGCCGTTCAGTACGGCTTTGGCATGGTGGGTTTGCACCGCATCAGCCTGGGCGTATACGCCTTTAATCCTCGTGCTCGGCACGTGTACGAAAAATGCGGTTTTGTCCATGAGGGTATTGAGCGCGACGCCCTGTACTGGCAGGGCGAATGGGTGGATCAACACCGCATGTCGATACTGAGTACCGATCCCCGCCCGCAAGAAGGATAG
- a CDS encoding serine hydrolase, with product MSAHPLTALTLTLLATASAQSGEVRTQAEALTRLLGAEQPQAEWFAPEFLAQVPFATIAAQLAGIRQSYGALVRLDTLEGRPLAVYERGTLLITVASLDAQGRLTGFGAVPGPAPQGTTPSPAERDTILQTLTRVFQPETVDPALFAPEFLAAVPEAQLREQFSAIREQFGALVRVDLTGNVPKVIYERGALNVTSLRVDAQGRVTALTITPEVTFSSLEEARAAFAALPGQVSLLVREVDTGRTLAALNPSRPLAVGSTFKLAILGELQAQVGRGERRWTDEVTLTDADRSLPSGTLQDAPVGSRYTLRNLAARMIRDSDNTATDLLLRVVGRPGVEAQLGQTAMPSTREAFALKNPANLACCTPTARQVWTGRRGGGSSRRRARHRSRTSRSSPRVRWRATWNGS from the coding sequence ATGAGCGCCCACCCGCTGACTGCCCTGACGCTGACCCTGCTTGCCACGGCCTCGGCTCAGAGCGGTGAGGTACGCACCCAGGCCGAGGCCCTCACTCGCCTGCTGGGGGCCGAGCAGCCCCAGGCGGAGTGGTTCGCTCCCGAGTTCCTCGCGCAAGTGCCTTTTGCGACCATCGCCGCGCAGCTCGCGGGCATCCGTCAATCGTACGGCGCCTTAGTGCGGCTGGACACGCTGGAGGGCCGCCCGCTCGCCGTGTACGAGCGCGGGACGCTGCTGATCACGGTGGCCTCGCTTGATGCTCAGGGACGGCTGACCGGCTTCGGGGCCGTGCCGGGTCCAGCTCCGCAGGGGACGACTCCCAGCCCGGCCGAACGCGATACCATCCTCCAGACCCTGACCCGGGTATTCCAGCCGGAGACGGTGGACCCCGCCCTCTTCGCCCCCGAGTTCCTGGCGGCGGTGCCCGAGGCGCAGCTCCGGGAGCAGTTCTCGGCGATTCGGGAGCAGTTCGGCGCCCTCGTGCGGGTGGACCTGACGGGGAACGTGCCGAAGGTGATCTACGAGCGCGGCGCCCTTAATGTCACGTCGCTGCGGGTGGATGCCCAGGGACGCGTCACGGCGCTCACCATCACGCCGGAGGTCACCTTCTCCTCACTGGAAGAGGCGCGGGCCGCCTTCGCCGCGCTACCGGGCCAGGTCAGCCTGCTCGTGCGCGAGGTGGACACGGGCCGGACCCTGGCCGCCCTGAACCCGTCCCGACCCCTGGCCGTGGGCTCGACCTTCAAGCTGGCGATCCTGGGCGAGTTGCAGGCGCAGGTGGGGCGCGGCGAGCGGCGCTGGACGGACGAGGTGACCCTGACGGACGCGGACCGGAGCCTGCCCAGCGGCACGTTGCAGGACGCCCCCGTGGGCAGCCGCTACACCCTGCGGAACCTCGCCGCGCGGATGATTCGGGATAGCGACAACACCGCCACCGACCTGCTGCTCCGTGTGGTGGGCCGCCCTGGGGTGGAGGCGCAGCTGGGGCAGACCGCGATGCCCAGCACCCGCGAGGCCTTCGCCCTGAAAAACCCCGCTAACCTGGCCTGCTGCACGCCTACCGCTCGGCAGGTCTGGACCGGGAGGCGCGGAGGAGGGTCCTCGCGCAGGCGGGCGCGGCACCGCTCCCGAACGTCGCGCTCTTCGCCCAGGGTCCGGTGGCGCGCGACGTGGAATGGTTCGTGA